A genomic window from Constrictibacter sp. MBR-5 includes:
- a CDS encoding ATP-binding protein: MKRASDLLSAFVGDNERNIASAFRGAEREGAVLLIDEIDTFLLDRRSAQRHWEVSMVNEMLTQMECHDGIFIASTNQIDALDKAALRRFDVKIRFCAMRPEQAWELLRRQCALLGIGEPDAGLLPAVQRLGGLVPGDFATVSRRSRLSAITCPSAYAAALAEECALRGDQRTIGFAVR, translated from the coding sequence GTGAAGCGCGCCTCCGACCTTCTGTCCGCATTCGTCGGTGATAACGAGCGGAACATCGCCTCGGCCTTCCGGGGCGCCGAGCGGGAAGGGGCTGTGCTGCTCATCGACGAGATCGATACGTTCCTGCTCGACCGGCGTAGCGCGCAGCGCCACTGGGAGGTCAGCATGGTCAACGAGATGTTGACCCAGATGGAATGCCACGATGGCATCTTCATCGCCTCGACGAACCAGATCGACGCTCTCGATAAGGCCGCGCTGCGGCGGTTTGACGTCAAGATTAGGTTCTGCGCCATGCGGCCGGAGCAGGCGTGGGAACTGCTCCGGCGGCAATGTGCCCTCCTGGGGATCGGAGAGCCCGATGCGGGACTGCTGCCGGCGGTTCAGCGGCTGGGCGGGCTGGTTCCGGGTGACTTCGCCACCGTCTCGCGCCGCAGCCGCTTGTCGGCCATCACCTGCCCGAGCGCGTACGCCGCGGCGCTTGCGGAGGAGTGCGCGCTTAGGGGCGATCAGCGGACGATCGGTTTCGCGGTGCGGTAG
- a CDS encoding transposase, with the protein MPRRPIEPTSFAWPRRSRYTSRQRIAIRGRCGGRSREGDCATRWPHREPLAAAALRHIAALCSVEAGVRGQAPEVQLAARTRHAAPIVEALKPWFEKQLSAISSGSTLAGDIRYALGHWPGLTRFLERALRVLGAGLAQAERCAWRGDHPSRRGRAGPSEPRRSAPWGSLVRPPSALVLNR; encoded by the coding sequence TTGCCACGCCGTCCCATCGAGCCGACGAGTTTCGCCTGGCCAAGGCGGTCGCGGTATACTTCTCGGCAGCGTATTGCGATCCGCGGTCGGTGTGGTGGACGCAGTCGGGAGGGGGACTGCGCAACGCGATGGCCACATCGAGAGCCGCTAGCGGCGGCCGCGCTTCGCCACATCGCAGCACTCTGTAGCGTCGAGGCTGGCGTGCGCGGGCAGGCCCCGGAGGTGCAGCTGGCCGCGCGCACGCGCCACGCGGCGCCGATCGTCGAGGCCCTGAAGCCCTGGTTCGAGAAGCAGTTGTCGGCGATCTCGTCCGGCTCCACCCTGGCCGGCGACATCCGCTATGCCCTCGGCCACTGGCCGGGCCTCACCCGGTTCCTCGAAAGAGCCTTGCGTGTTCTCGGAGCCGGCCTGGCGCAAGCTGAGCGGTGCGCCTGGAGGGGTGACCACCCCTCCAGGCGCGGGCGGGCGGGACCGTCAGAGCCTCGGCGATCAGCGCCGTGGGGCAGCTTGGTCCGCCCGCCCTCGGCACTCGTCCTGAACAGATGA
- a CDS encoding integrase core domain-containing protein yields the protein MGRRGNPYNNAMMESLMKTLKVEGVYPLEFETAEDVTNQLPAFIEKYNAKRLHSSLGYLSPEQFEKQHAQPPVKDAA from the coding sequence ATGGGACGGCGTGGCAATCCCTACAACAATGCAATGATGGAGAGCCTCATGAAGACCCTGAAGGTCGAAGGCGTATACCCGCTCGAGTTCGAGACGGCGGAGGATGTCACGAACCAGCTTCCGGCCTTCATCGAGAAGTACAACGCCAAGCGCCTCCACTCATCGCTTGGCTACCTCAGCCCCGAACAGTTCGAGAAGCAGCACGCCCAGCCACCGGTCAAAGACGCCGCCTGA